The sequence below is a genomic window from Planctomycetota bacterium.
CGAGCGCACGGCCGAGGGGCACGAATGAATCCTACGCTGGCCAGAGGGGGCGTCAGCCCGGATCGGCGAAGTGATCGACGGGGCCGCAGCCGCCGCCGAGGCCGGGGGCACTGGCGATCGCCGCACGGATGAACCGGCAGGCACCGGCCACCGCCGCGGCGACAGGCTCGCCTGCGGCCAGCCGCGCCGTGATCGCGGCGGAGAGGGTGCAACCCGTGCCGTGGGTGTGGCGGGTGTCGATCCGGGGTGAAGAAAAAGTCGTCACGCGCCCCTCCGACCAGAGCAGATCGACCGCCGCGCCGTCGAGGTGGCCACCTTTGACGAGTACGTGGGGGGGGCCGAGGGCGGCGATCGCCCGCGCGGCGCGCTGCATCTCCGCGACGTCGGCGACGGGAAACCCGGCGAGCCGCTCGGCCTCGGCGAGATTCGGCGTGACGAGCGTGGCGCGTGGAAGGAGGTCGCCCACGAGCGTGCGCACCGCGTCGTCGGTGATCAACGCCGCGCCGTGCTTGCTGACCATCACCGGATCGACGACGAGCGGAAACGCCGTCCCGCGGAGGCGCGCCGCGACGGCGGCGATCACGACGGCGCTGCCGAGGGCGCCGGTCTTGGCGGCGGCCGGGGGGATATCGGTGAGGACGGCGTCGAGCTGGGCGACGACGAGGGCGGGCGCGAGGATCTCGACGGCCGACACGCTCCGCGTGTTCTGAACGGTGACGAGCGTGACCACGCTCATGCCGTAGGCGCCGTGCCGGTGAAACGTCTTCAGGTCGGCCTGAAGGCCGGCCCCGCCGGAGGGGTCGGAGCCGGCGATCGTGAGGGCGACGGGAGGAGCGGGCATGGGGCCGAAAGGGAGGGCAAATCGGGCGAACGGATCGTCAGGACATCGTGCCGCGCGGGGCAGGATACCGCTGCGATCCGGATTGTGGTTCCGCCGGGATCGCTCAGGGACCATCCGCCTCGCGGATCAGCGGCTCCAAACCCCTCAGCCGATAGCGCCGGCACAACCCCCGGATACGATCACGGTCGGCGGCGGGATTCCGACGCAGGAGCTCCACGATATCGGCCTTGGACTTCATCCCGCCCGCATACAACTTCAGCGCGACCAGGTGCTCCAAGGGAATGATCCGGAGGTTTCCGCCCTCCCGCATCTGCAGCGTCGCATCGGCGAGTCCGCTCTCGATCACTCCGGGAAAACGCTCGCCGAAGTTGACGATCTGAACCAGCCCGAACGGCCCGCTGACGTCGATCACGCCACCGAGCGGATCCTCTCCGTCGGGTTCCCGAAGCTCCACGTCAAAGCCCATCGTGCGGAGCGTGGCTGCGGTCGAGGAACACGCGCGGATCGCGATGTTCACGCCCAGATCGATGTCTTCGGTGTGCCGGACGTACCGATGGGCGGCAAGAGCGGCAGCGCCGATGACGATCGCTCCGATGCCCTGCTCCGCGAGTGCCGCGGCGATCTGCTCCGCTGCCTCGAGGAGGTCAGGCTGATGTGCCATCGCGTTGGTCCGATCGAGCATGTTGCAGGAGAGCGGCGAAGCGCGCCTTCAAGCTGAGTGCGAGTCGGATGCGCTCCTCGACCGAAAGCCGTTCGATCCGCTGCTGCTCGAACTCCTTCGAGCGCCTCATGCAGGCACTGGATCGCGGGCGATGGTTCGCAAGCGGTGTTCGTCCCATGTTGCAATCATACCGTTCGCAGCCAGGGCAGGCGGCTGGGCGGCCCCTGCCGAATATCGAGAAGCAGGACTGGAGCCTGTCGATCCCGCTCGACGTCGCCCGGCCGACGACCGCCGCTGCGACCAGCGGAGTCGCGGCCGAGCCCGAGTCACTCGCCGAGGCGTGGGCACAGTGGAAGGCCGACGGCGCGGCCTCCTGGCGGGAGATGGATGACGTCAGCGCGATGCTCGACGGGCTCGTCGCGGAGGAGGTGAGCGATCGCCGATCCCGCCGCCTGTGGACTACGCCGACGCTGCCAGCCGATCGGCCGGCCCGCTGAGGTATTCCCGGACTGCCGCCTGCATCCGATCGACCTCGGCGAGAAACCCCGACGCCGAGAGCCGGTAGGCCTCCGGATCGGTCTCTACCTGCCGGAGCCGCACGAGCTGGCTCACGAAGTGACGGATGCGGTCGAGCGTCGCTTCCAGCTCGGCGTCGGTCGTGATCGGGCTGTCGCCGGTGTTCATGCGGAAGGCTCCACGATTTCCACGATCCCGCGCTGTCCGCCGCCGCGAGTCACCTGCCAATACTCTACCGCGGCCTGCTCACCACCAAGGGCGGCTAGCGCCCGCACCCAGAAAATGCTGGCCCCGAAATGCTCGGCTGCCAGGGTATGGTCGAACACAGCCGTCGCCTCCCCCGCGACCCCCGCCACGGCGAAATCGTCTTCCATCACGAGAAACAGGTCCACGTCGTCCGGGGCCGGCTTGTTGGTGACAAACGACCCGAACACGACGAACCGCCGAACTTTTTCCGTGGACAGAGCCAGCCGATGGATTGCCGCCAGCCGCCGGCCGGTCGCGACCCGTTCGGGTGTTCCGCTCCCGAACCGCGCGAGGATCTCCGCAAGCGTCGCCGCGTGGACGCCGGGAGGCAGGTCGCCGTTGGCGGTTAAGGCGGGTAGCGGCATCGGGACGATCAAGGCGTGCAAACGCTTTCGCTGTAAGTGTACGCGTGTTCATTTTTTCGTGCAACCTGCGCACAGAGGGGCGAAGGCGCGAGATGCACTCGATTCGCATCCCCAAACGGGTAACGACTGCCGACCTCAAGGCGGGCGTGGCGCGAAGAAGGTCGCTCACGAGCGTGCGCACCGCCTCGGCGGCCGGGATGACGCGCGCGCCGCGAATACGCCGAGATCTGAAGGTGTGGCTGGCCTTCCCAACCCCTTTTTCCGGGGGAAATACTTGCTCCGCAGAAGTCGGCCCTCGTTTGTCCACCTGGTTTGGTTCAATGGGTCTGCGTTCGTCCGGGCCGGCGCGGCCCATCGGGAGCGCCCGTCGGCGGAAGCTCCGCAGATCTCGCAAGGGCCGTGATCGTGGCACAAGGAAAACCGAGATCACCGAAGCGAGCGGCCAATCGCAGATCCAGCGCGACCAAGGAATTGCCCTTCGACGACGCCGCTCACAAGGCGCCACCGGAATCCCCCGCGGGCGCCACGCTCACGCTCAACGCCCTCGAGTCCCACCTCTGGGAAGCCGCCAACATCCTCCGTGGCAGCCCGCTCGGCCGCACCGACTGGATGAGCTACATCCTGCCGCTCCTCTTCTTCAAGCGGATCTGCGACGTCTGGGACGAGGAGACCGCAGCCGCCCGCGAGCTCTACGGCGACAGCGAGTTCGAGGATTTTCCCGA
It includes:
- the thiD gene encoding bifunctional hydroxymethylpyrimidine kinase/phosphomethylpyrimidine kinase — encoded protein: MPAPPVALTIAGSDPSGGAGLQADLKTFHRHGAYGMSVVTLVTVQNTRSVSAVEILAPALVVAQLDAVLTDIPPAAAKTGALGSAVVIAAVAARLRGTAFPLVVDPVMVSKHGAALITDDAVRTLVGDLLPRATLVTPNLAEAERLAGFPVADVAEMQRAARAIAALGPPHVLVKGGHLDGAAVDLLWSEGRVTTFSSPRIDTRHTHGTGCTLSAAITARLAAGEPVAAAVAGACRFIRAAIASAPGLGGGCGPVDHFADPG